In Candidatus Eisenbacteria bacterium, the DNA window GATCCACGCATTCCTCCCGCGGCGGCTTCGCTTGTCCTTCTTCCTTCTCCTTTCGCTCGCGGGCATCCTTCTCGTGTTCGGAGTCCGGGACGGGTTGGGGGTGATCGGCATCGGGCTCGCGCTCGTCGGGCTCTGCCATCTTCCCGTCCGTTTCTCGGCGTGAGTCGCTCTTGTTCTTGTCGCCGGCGCGGGGCTCGCCTTCCTTCGCGCGAGCCCGGGACATCCCGCGATCTCACAAGCCGTCTGGCCGATTCTCGGCGCGATGTTCATGTTCCGGCTCATCGTCTACCTGTACGACCTTCGCCACGAGAAGAAGCCGGCCCCCGCCGCGCAACGGCTCTCGTACTTCTTCCTCCTCCCGAACGTGTGCTTCCCGCTCTTTCCGGTGGTGGACTACAAGACGTTCGTCGGAACCTACTATGACCAGGACGAGCACCGGATCTATCAGAGGGGAGCGCAGTGGATGTTCCGCGGCCTCACCCATCTCGTTCTCTATCGACTGATCTACTACTACGTCACGCTCCCGCCGAACGAGATCGTGAACATCGGCAGCCTCGGGCGGTTTCTCGTCTCGAACTACCTCTTGTATCTCCGGATCTCGGGCCAGTTTCACATAATCGTCGGGATGCTCTGCCTTTTCGGTTTCGACCTCCCGCGTACGAACAACCGGTATCTCCTCGCGTCGAGCTTCAGCGACTACTGGCGGCGGATCAACATCTACTGGAAAGACTTCATGGTCAAAGTTTTCTACTTCCCCGCCTACTTTCGCCTGCGCGGGCTTGCTCCGACGCCAAGACTTCTCCTCGCGACCGCCTACGTGTTCCTCGCCACCTGGCTTCTTCATTCGTACCAGTGGTTCTGGATCCGCGGGTCGTTCCCGGTGGCCGGCCCGGACATCGTGTTCTGGGGGGCTCTCGGCGTTCTCGTGGCCGCGAACTCGCTCCGAGAGATGAAAGGAGGCCGCGGCTCATTGGCGGGGGATCGCGCGTGTTCGATGCGCGAGGCGTTCTTCCTCGCGCTCCGCGTTCTCGGGATGTTCGTCGCGGTGTGCGTTCTCTGGTCGCTCTGGACGAGCAGGACTCTCTCCGATTGGATCTCCCTCTGGACGCTCCCGGAGGAAGGCCTGTGGGAGGAGACAGGAACCGCGCTCGGCCTTCTCGCGCTTCTCCTCGCCGCGGGCACGTTGGCGCGCTACGCGGTCGGCCGCGGATGGCGTCTCGGCATCTCCGGCGATTCGCTCTCGTTCGCGAGGTCCGCGGGCGTCACGACGGCCGCTCTCGTGCTCATCCTCGTCGTGGGGCATCGATCGATCTACTCGCATTTCGGCGCGACAGCCGCCGACGCCATCTATCCCCTCCGCAAACCTCGTCTTTCGCGCGGGGACGTCGCTCTTCTCCAGAGAGGCTACTACGAGAACCTGCTCGGGGCGGATCGGGTGAGCTCCCAGCTTTGGGAGGTCTATATGAAGGAGCCGGCGGATTGGCAGGGGGGACCCGGAGGTGATGTATATCGAGCGGGGCGACTTCCTCGGCCGCGAGCTGAAGCCCCTCGCGGAGTTCACGGCGAAGCGATTTCCCGTGCGTATCAATAGTTTAGGCATGAGGGACAAGGAGTACGCTGCGGAGAAGCCCGCGGAAACGGTTCGCTTGGCAATTCTCGGCACGTCGTATGTCGTAGGGCTCGGCGTCCCGGTCGACGGGACGTTCGAGGCTCTCGCCGAAGAGCGGATGAACCGGGAGAAGACGCCCGAGACGGGCGTTCGGTACGAAATCCTCAACATGGGTGTGGGAGGGTATCGCATGGTTCATCGCCTCCAGGCGATGGAGGAGAAGGCATTCCGCCTCGATCCGGACGCGATCCTCTTCACCGTGCACGAGACCGACCCGGCGAACCTCAGGGATCTCTCGGACGCAGCCCGGAAGAAGGTCACGATCCACTATCCTGATTTGGCCGAGATGGTCCGACAAGCGGGTGTGGACGAAAGCACGCCGGAAGCGGTGGCCGAACGGCGCTTGAAGCCGATCGGTTACGAGATTACCTCTTGGACGTACCGCGAGGTCGTGCGGAAGTGCCGGGGGCGCGGAATCGCGCCGTTCTGGCTCTTTCTTCCGACGACCGAGGAGCATTTCCCGGCGGACGTCTATCGGAAGCTCCGCGGTTTCGCGGAGGAAGCCGGCTTCGAGATCCTGGATCTCGCCGGGGTGTACGAAGGCCGCGACGTACGCTCGCTTCGTCTCGGGGACTGGGATCATCACCTGAACGCCGAAGGCCACCGACTCGTCGCCGACCGGCTGTACGAGGCGCTCGTCGAGAACGGGACCGTGTTCGCCGGAGGCGGAGCGACGAGCGGCGCATTGCCGGGGGCGCGAGAACCTGAGGAGTAGAACGGAGGATCATCGATCGTGGATGAAGGGATCAAGCGAACCATCAAAGAGTACATTCTCAAGGAATTTCTCCCCGGGGAGAGGCCGGACGCGCTCGGCGATTCGACGCCACTCGTGTCGGGCGGGATCCTCGACTCGATCGCCACGCTGAAGCTCGTGGCGTTCCTGGAAGAGCGGTACGAGATCCGGCTCGAGGCGCACGAGGCGAGCGCGGAGAACCTGAACACGATCGAGGAGATCGCACGGCGCGTGCAGTCGAAGAAGGGATAAGAAGAATGGCGGCAGGCGGGATCTTGCACGCGTATCTCGAGGAGGCGGCGAGGCGTTTCTCGGATCGGCGCGCGGTGGAAGAGACGGACGGACGCTCCCATTCTTATGGAGAGCTCGCGGCCCTTTCCGATCGGGTGCGCGACCGTCTGGTCCGCTGGGGAGTCCGTAAGGGGGACCGCGTCGGCTTCTACACGCACAAGTCGATCGACGCGGTCGCGATGCTCAACGGGATTCTGAAAGCGGGGGCGGCGTACGTGCCGGTCGATCCCAGCGCGCCCGCTTCGAGGAACGCGTTCGTCCTCGCCGACTGCGCGGTTCGGGTCGCCGCGGTCGAAGAGATCTTTGCGGAGAGCTTCCGCGCGGAGACGGCGAAGATCGGGAAGACCGTCCCCCGTCTTCTCCTTCTCGGGCGCGTGGGGGGCGGGGAGGCTCTCCGCGAGGCGCTCGATCGCGAGGATCGGACCGACCCCGCGCCCCGGGCCGAGACGGTTCGTCCGGATCCCGAGGACCTCGCCTACATCCTCTACACATCCGGCTCGACCGGCAAGCCGAAGGGGGTCGCGCTCTCCCACCGGCACGCGGCGAGCTTCGTGGATTGGTGCTCCGAGACCTTCGAGCCTCGCGAAACCGACCGCTTCTCATCTCATGCGCCGTTTCATTTCGATCTCTCGATTCACGACATCCATGTCTCCTTGAAGCACGGGGCGGCCCTCGTCCTCTTCGGCGAGGCGGTCGGGAAGGATCCCGGGAGCCTCGCTTCCCTGATCGCCGAGAAGAGGATCTCGATCTGGTACTCGACGCCGTCGATCCTCACGCTTCTCGTCCAGTACTGCGGCCTCGAGAAGCTCGAGGTTCCGGCCCTTCGCTTGGTTCTCTTCGCCGGCGAAGTTTTTCCCATCAAGCATCTTCGGACGATCAAGACGCTCTGGCCCCGCCCGTGCTACGCGAACCTTTACGGGCCGACGGAAACGAACGTGTGTACCTGGTACGAGATCCCGCGCGAGATACCCGCCGATCGAACCGAGCCCTATCCGATCGGGAAAGCCTGTTCGCACTGCCGGACGAAGGTGGTGGATCCCGATGGGAAGGACGTGCCGCCGGGGAACGAAGGGGAGCTCGTCGTGGCGGGTCCGGCTGTCCTCAGCGAGTACTGGAACCTCCCGGAGCAGACCTCCCGCGCCTTCCTTGTCGATGGCTCGGGGGAGCGCTGGTACAAGACCGGCGATCTCGTGATCGAGGAGGCGAACGGAGATTACGCCTTCCTCGGGCGGCGCGATCGGATGGTCAAGCGGCGCGACTACCGGGTCGAGCTCGGCGAGATCGAGGCGGGGCTCTACAAGCATCCGGCGATCGAGGAAGCGGCCGCGATCGGAGCGGAGGACGAGGAGTCCGGCGTGCGGATTCTCGTCTTCCTGAAGTGCGCGGGAAGCGAGCGGCCCTCGATCGTCGAGCTCAAACGCTTCAGCGCCGAGAACCTCCCCCGCTACATGATCCCGGACGAATTCCGCTTCGTCGACGTGATCCCCAAGACATCGACCGACAAGATCGACTATCAAAGACTGAAGGAGATGAAGGCATGAACTTCTCCTTGACGGAGGAGCAGAAGACGCTCCGCGAGAGCATCGTCCGCTTCGCCCGCAACGAGCTGAACGAGGATGTCGTCGAGCGGGACAGAACCCAGACCTTCCGGCGCGATCTCTGGACGAAGTGCGGGGAGATGGGGATTCTCGGGCTCCCGATTCCGGAGGAGTACGGGGGGAGCGGGCTCGACCCGTTCTCGACGGCGATCGCGCTCGAAGCTCTCGGATACGGATGCGGCGACGCGGGCCTCGTCTTCTCGATCTCCGCGCATCTTCTTCCGTGCGTCGTGCCGATCGGGATGTTCGGGGCGGAAGAGCAGAAACGGCGCCTTCTCCCCGATCTCTGCGGGGGGAAGAGGATCGCCGCGAACGCGATGACCGGGCCGGGCACCGGCTCGGACGCGTTCGGAATGAAGAAGCGCGCCGTGCGGGATGGAAAGGGCTTTCGTCTCACCGGGACCAAGATGTTCTGTTCGAACGGCCCGATCGCCGATCTCGCGGTCGTCTTCGCCGTGACCGATCCGGAGAAGGGCTATCACGGCGGGATCACAACCTTTCTCGTCGAGAAGGAGACCGAGGGGTTCCGGGCGAGCCAGAAGTTCGAAAAGATGGGACTCCGCACCTCGCCGATCGGCGAGCTCGTCCTCGAGAACGCGTTCGTCTCGGAAGATGCGGTTCTGGGCGGCGTCGGCGGCGGGGCGGCGGTCTTCGCCCACTCGATGGACTGGGAGAGAATCCTCCTCTTCGCGACGCATGTCGGGACGATGGAGCGGCTTCTCGAAAAGGCGGTCGAGTACGCGAGGACCCGCACCCAGTTCGGCCAACCGATCGGGAAGTTTCAGGCGGTCGCGCACAAGATCGCCGACATGAAGGTGCGCCTCGAAGCAGCCCGTCTTCTCGTCTATCGCTCGGCCTGGAAGCTCGGCGAGAAGAAATCGGTGTCGATGGACGC includes these proteins:
- a CDS encoding SGNH/GDSL hydrolase family protein; the protein is MRDKEYAAEKPAETVRLAILGTSYVVGLGVPVDGTFEALAEERMNREKTPETGVRYEILNMGVGGYRMVHRLQAMEEKAFRLDPDAILFTVHETDPANLRDLSDAARKKVTIHYPDLAEMVRQAGVDESTPEAVAERRLKPIGYEITSWTYREVVRKCRGRGIAPFWLFLPTTEEHFPADVYRKLRGFAEEAGFEILDLAGVYEGRDVRSLRLGDWDHHLNAEGHRLVADRLYEALVENGTVFAGGGATSGALPGAREPEE
- a CDS encoding acyl carrier protein encodes the protein MDEGIKRTIKEYILKEFLPGERPDALGDSTPLVSGGILDSIATLKLVAFLEERYEIRLEAHEASAENLNTIEEIARRVQSKKG
- a CDS encoding amino acid adenylation domain-containing protein is translated as MAAGGILHAYLEEAARRFSDRRAVEETDGRSHSYGELAALSDRVRDRLVRWGVRKGDRVGFYTHKSIDAVAMLNGILKAGAAYVPVDPSAPASRNAFVLADCAVRVAAVEEIFAESFRAETAKIGKTVPRLLLLGRVGGGEALREALDREDRTDPAPRAETVRPDPEDLAYILYTSGSTGKPKGVALSHRHAASFVDWCSETFEPRETDRFSSHAPFHFDLSIHDIHVSLKHGAALVLFGEAVGKDPGSLASLIAEKRISIWYSTPSILTLLVQYCGLEKLEVPALRLVLFAGEVFPIKHLRTIKTLWPRPCYANLYGPTETNVCTWYEIPREIPADRTEPYPIGKACSHCRTKVVDPDGKDVPPGNEGELVVAGPAVLSEYWNLPEQTSRAFLVDGSGERWYKTGDLVIEEANGDYAFLGRRDRMVKRRDYRVELGEIEAGLYKHPAIEEAAAIGAEDEESGVRILVFLKCAGSERPSIVELKRFSAENLPRYMIPDEFRFVDVIPKTSTDKIDYQRLKEMKA
- a CDS encoding acyl-CoA dehydrogenase family protein; its protein translation is MNFSLTEEQKTLRESIVRFARNELNEDVVERDRTQTFRRDLWTKCGEMGILGLPIPEEYGGSGLDPFSTAIALEALGYGCGDAGLVFSISAHLLPCVVPIGMFGAEEQKRRLLPDLCGGKRIAANAMTGPGTGSDAFGMKKRAVRDGKGFRLTGTKMFCSNGPIADLAVVFAVTDPEKGYHGGITTFLVEKETEGFRASQKFEKMGLRTSPIGELVLENAFVSEDAVLGGVGGGAAVFAHSMDWERILLFATHVGTMERLLEKAVEYARTRTQFGQPIGKFQAVAHKIADMKVRLEAARLLVYRSAWKLGEKKSVSMDASITKLFVSESLLETALDTVQVLGGYGFMTEYEVERALRDAIGSTIYSGTSEMQRNIIARWLGL